The following are encoded together in the Proteiniphilum saccharofermentans genome:
- a CDS encoding RagB/SusD family nutrient uptake outer membrane protein: MKQNFKLLIIAIVAVSTGCSDYLDTLPGDKYDDASVWGNAVYTEQFVFNIYQGIPYPYQWYMSGALVDEQVPNQVDGIVTRVTESNLTPDDLGAFADNWGACMQGWWWNDAYTKIRACNKFFEKVEQVPFPNQEKKEQLIAEVHFLRAYFYYVLMAQYGGVILLDKPVEMGDNYNIPRSSFEETINFIVDDLDAAINSEVLATQTDKTRATTGAALALKSRVLLYAASDMHHDLSWAGSYDHLELIGYPNSTVALRRSLYEGAKRAAELCMDQGYSLYNVNADKAKNFSDLFLQMSSTEQIFITKYDKLNWSYWATDWPAWITGPPSFGGYALNTVTANLANAFENSDGTPFDWEAQRWDPYSGRDPRFEASILHNYSQWYAWGYENWIDIASPWGADYVTLEKQGTGYFMKKFISPLENNWYYGTPQPQPYIQIRYAEVLLNYAEACLALEEEVSARSTMNDIRERAGMPEIPASESGAALLERYRNERRVELAFEGHRFFDVRRWLIAPEAYVPAKGVNFDYSEYKEIVVDPNRKWNNSHYLIPIQRTEMNKNTALIQNPHYK, encoded by the coding sequence ATGAAACAGAATTTTAAATTATTAATAATCGCAATAGTGGCTGTATCTACAGGATGCAGCGATTATCTTGACACCTTACCCGGCGACAAATATGATGATGCAAGCGTATGGGGAAATGCTGTCTATACAGAACAATTTGTATTTAATATCTATCAGGGGATTCCTTATCCATACCAATGGTATATGAGTGGCGCTCTTGTCGACGAACAGGTGCCTAACCAGGTGGATGGGATCGTTACACGTGTGACCGAAAGTAATCTGACACCTGATGACTTAGGCGCTTTTGCTGACAACTGGGGTGCCTGCATGCAAGGATGGTGGTGGAATGACGCTTATACTAAAATCAGAGCATGTAACAAATTCTTTGAAAAAGTAGAGCAGGTGCCTTTCCCTAATCAGGAGAAAAAAGAGCAACTGATTGCTGAAGTCCATTTTTTACGCGCTTATTTCTATTACGTTCTGATGGCTCAATATGGAGGTGTTATCCTATTGGATAAACCTGTAGAAATGGGAGATAACTATAATATACCCCGTTCTTCCTTTGAAGAAACAATTAATTTCATCGTTGATGACCTGGATGCCGCAATAAACAGTGAAGTATTAGCTACCCAAACAGATAAGACCCGTGCAACAACAGGTGCGGCGCTTGCATTGAAATCACGTGTTTTGCTGTATGCTGCCAGCGATATGCACCATGATCTTTCGTGGGCCGGTTCGTATGATCATTTGGAGTTAATTGGCTATCCAAATTCTACTGTTGCTTTGCGTCGGTCTCTCTATGAGGGGGCAAAAAGAGCCGCTGAATTATGTATGGACCAGGGTTATTCATTGTATAATGTGAATGCCGATAAGGCAAAGAATTTCAGCGACCTTTTCTTACAAATGAGTTCGACAGAGCAAATATTCATTACTAAATACGATAAGCTCAACTGGAGCTATTGGGCTACCGATTGGCCGGCATGGATAACAGGACCGCCCAGCTTTGGGGGATATGCCCTTAATACGGTCACAGCCAATCTGGCCAATGCTTTTGAAAATAGTGACGGAACTCCTTTTGATTGGGAAGCACAACGTTGGGATCCATATTCCGGACGCGATCCCCGGTTTGAAGCCTCTATCCTGCATAACTATTCACAGTGGTATGCCTGGGGGTATGAAAACTGGATTGATATTGCCTCACCATGGGGTGCGGATTATGTGACTCTTGAAAAACAGGGTACCGGTTATTTTATGAAGAAGTTCATTTCTCCATTAGAAAATAATTGGTATTACGGGACCCCTCAGCCTCAACCCTATATCCAGATCCGCTATGCAGAGGTATTGCTTAATTATGCCGAAGCCTGTTTGGCCCTGGAAGAAGAAGTGTCTGCACGTTCAACAATGAATGATATAAGAGAAAGAGCCGGAATGCCCGAAATACCGGCGTCAGAAAGTGGAGCCGCTCTTTTGGAACGTTACAGAAACGAGCGTAGGGTAGAGTTAGCTTTCGAAGGTCATCGTTTCTTTGATGTCAGACGGTGGCTGATTGCCCCGGAAGCTTATGTGCCGGCAAAAGGAGTGAACTTTGATTATTCTGAATATAAAGAGATCGTTGTGGATCCAAATCGCAAATGGAATAATTCTCACTATCTGATTCCTATCCAGCGTACAGAAATGAATAAGAATACAGCGTTGATACAAAACCCTCATTATAAATAG
- a CDS encoding glycoside hydrolase family 43 protein, giving the protein MLKSIRKEVLQANPGLVKYCLLIFTLASYIYACTQSQKEGAEIIPGIIWYDTEGNPINAHGGGIMYHEGTYYWYGEYKGDSTYRLEWVTTWECWRADAGGVSCYSSKDLLNWKFEGVVLPSTPHDTISDLHPSQVIERPKVIYNDKTKKFVMWMHIESPDYEKAHAGVAISDTPTGQFTYLGSFKPNGNDSRDQTVFKDDDGRAYHIYSSEWNKTLYIGLLNDEYTQHTGKYTRNFINLSREAPAVFRHEGKYYLISSGCTGWDPNVAECAVADSLLGEWQIIGNPCVGKDADSTFFAQSTFVLPVAGRKDTYIAMFDRWNKTNLIDSRYVWLPLTFKDGKPVIEWKDKWTLD; this is encoded by the coding sequence ATGTTAAAATCTATCAGAAAAGAAGTTCTCCAAGCCAATCCAGGCCTTGTCAAGTATTGTCTTCTCATTTTCACTCTGGCATCTTATATATATGCATGTACACAATCACAAAAAGAGGGAGCGGAAATTATTCCGGGAATTATATGGTACGATACGGAGGGTAATCCAATCAATGCTCACGGTGGCGGCATCATGTATCATGAGGGAACCTACTATTGGTATGGGGAGTATAAGGGAGATTCCACCTATCGCCTTGAATGGGTAACTACCTGGGAATGCTGGCGTGCCGATGCAGGAGGGGTATCCTGTTATTCCTCAAAAGACCTTCTGAATTGGAAGTTTGAAGGAGTTGTTTTGCCAAGTACACCCCACGATACAATTTCAGACCTTCATCCTTCACAAGTGATAGAACGTCCTAAAGTTATTTATAACGACAAAACAAAGAAATTTGTTATGTGGATGCATATCGAAAGTCCCGATTATGAAAAAGCGCATGCCGGCGTTGCAATTAGCGATACACCCACCGGACAATTTACCTATCTGGGATCTTTTAAACCCAACGGAAATGATAGCCGCGACCAGACTGTCTTCAAAGATGATGACGGACGTGCCTATCATATTTATTCATCAGAATGGAATAAAACATTGTACATTGGATTGTTAAATGATGAATATACCCAACATACAGGTAAATACACCCGAAATTTTATAAATTTGTCGCGTGAAGCACCGGCTGTGTTCAGGCATGAAGGGAAATATTATCTGATTAGTTCGGGCTGTACAGGTTGGGATCCGAATGTGGCAGAATGTGCCGTTGCCGACTCTTTGCTTGGAGAATGGCAAATCATCGGAAACCCTTGTGTAGGTAAAGACGCGGACAGTACTTTTTTCGCACAGAGCACGTTTGTGCTTCCTGTTGCGGGCAGGAAAGATACGTACATAGCCATGTTCGACCGTTGGAATAAAACAAACCTGATCGACTCCCGGTATGTCTGGTTGCCGCTTACATTCAAGGATGGTAAGCCGGTAATAGAATGGAAAGACAAATGGACTTTAGACTAA
- a CDS encoding sialate O-acetylesterase — protein sequence MVMQQQVKAPIWGWAKQNATIRIITSWDGKVYDVIPDRNGKWKTLVTTPIAGGPYNIQINGSDTIKLENIYIGEVWLASGQSNMSMPLKGYPNQPVMGFTETILNSKGKKIHFINIPTMAAYKSQDEFKSAKWETASLSTTGDCSAVGWFFADLLYQQLDVPVGIINASYGGSNVEAWMTDAACAEFEDIVVPPKSDETSPWINNVPTLLYNGMIHPVKGYGIKGMIWYQGESNIFNVPRYAPSLAAMVKDWRKIWDQGDFPFYFAQIAPYNYKEWNFFTPQWPEISAYQREAQMKAQTLIPNSAMAGLLDVGEEFQIHPPRKKEVGQRLALLALAKTYGMTGFEFESPEYERMEIEGNKAIIHFSKQFMGLTTYGKELSLFEIAGENKVFQKAKAYINEENGTVTVYSHLVKEPIAVRYAFKDFVDAELFGTGGLPVSSFRTDDW from the coding sequence ATGGTAATGCAACAACAGGTAAAAGCGCCTATCTGGGGTTGGGCAAAACAAAACGCTACAATTCGCATAATAACATCATGGGACGGGAAAGTATATGACGTTATACCCGATAGAAACGGTAAATGGAAAACCCTGGTAACAACCCCTATAGCAGGAGGTCCGTACAATATACAGATAAATGGTTCGGATACAATCAAACTGGAAAATATATATATCGGCGAAGTTTGGCTTGCCAGCGGACAATCAAACATGAGTATGCCACTTAAAGGGTATCCTAATCAACCTGTAATGGGCTTTACTGAAACTATACTGAACTCGAAAGGGAAAAAAATTCATTTTATCAATATTCCGACGATGGCGGCATATAAATCTCAGGATGAGTTCAAAAGTGCTAAATGGGAAACGGCTTCACTTTCTACAACCGGAGATTGTAGTGCCGTTGGCTGGTTTTTTGCAGATTTACTTTATCAGCAACTGGATGTCCCGGTGGGTATTATAAATGCCAGCTATGGAGGATCCAATGTTGAAGCATGGATGACAGATGCCGCTTGTGCCGAATTTGAAGATATAGTTGTTCCACCAAAAAGTGACGAAACATCGCCATGGATAAACAATGTGCCAACCCTGCTGTATAACGGAATGATTCATCCTGTGAAGGGATACGGCATAAAGGGTATGATTTGGTATCAGGGGGAGTCAAATATATTTAATGTGCCGCGTTATGCTCCTTCACTTGCTGCCATGGTGAAAGATTGGCGAAAAATATGGGATCAGGGTGATTTTCCTTTTTACTTCGCTCAAATAGCACCTTACAATTATAAAGAGTGGAATTTCTTTACACCCCAATGGCCTGAGATATCTGCCTATCAACGTGAAGCACAGATGAAAGCACAGACTTTAATCCCCAATAGTGCTATGGCTGGTTTATTGGACGTAGGAGAAGAATTCCAGATACACCCGCCTCGAAAAAAAGAAGTCGGACAACGTCTTGCTTTACTGGCATTGGCAAAAACTTATGGAATGACCGGGTTCGAATTTGAGAGCCCGGAATATGAACGCATGGAAATTGAAGGGAATAAGGCTATTATTCATTTTTCAAAACAATTTATGGGACTTACTACCTACGGAAAAGAACTTAGCTTATTTGAAATCGCAGGAGAAAATAAAGTTTTTCAAAAAGCAAAAGCCTATATCAACGAAGAGAATGGGACGGTTACAGTATACAGCCATCTGGTAAAAGAGCCTATAGCTGTACGATATGCCTTCAAAGATTTTGTAGATGCCGAATTATTCGGTACCGGCGGACTACCGGTGTCTTCG
- a CDS encoding beta-galactosidase yields MNNKILISILLIINLSISGWAQNKYTIDVSNTSIPLEKGHLKMGNPGPQGKEIEVNNLFMTIGGRAVLPVMGEMHFSRMKPDQWEDCILKMKTAGINIISTYLFWNHHEEIEGQFVWNNDKDLRSFIQLCQSHDMFVYPRIGPWSHGEARNGGTPDWILRKKNIQNRSNDIVYQKYVERYFKEIATQLNGLYYKDGGNIIGIQLENEYWYAKKGEPHIQWLKDTAKKYGMDVPLYTVTGWGGGSVPPLEVIPLWGGYADEPWIESVHKNVLPFYFRFDSFRDSKHIGNDQIDHKEEYMTYERYPYFTCEMGVGIPQMYHRRPVLSPIDGYAMMIAKLGSGSNLLGYYVFAGGTNPRGELHSNEEEQEETGYWSRTPVKSYDFQAAIKESGELSPSYHQVKKLHYFINDFGEKLAPMLPTLAKTNDDDLQLAVRSDKTSGYLFGLNYCRYVPKPERKDVLFSVQLDGEIIQFPQSGVNIPDSTVFIWPVNLNIGEALLKYATAQPLCMADDTYIFFQNKTITPELAFDNSAVADIHISKGTVWRKGSMIIVSDIKPGKDCLITLTLTNGKQQKLIVLTEEEATNSWLLERNGKKEFYVSKANMYAKHGDILAFSSERSIVVGELQDGRFTERVYTTESIDSRLSLTERPVFAGAKWLETANFKNLPAYQERYHRFFFKEFSLDNPSGFRKVTLYIYPETAGKLSVNYNWVRQDLVPDQLNAIDITGYVSKGENMLFVDFPYIEGKARFAARVIAEYSNYDRVEFSTDESWLTTDMYTNPSATRVYNRPEKPIVVEAPDFAKMVKHPSFGEWDIELPYGSLEGLSALYSHISYIGDRAEIYNGHILCWDDFNFNTPWQIGWQRMTPPMNGKNLRLVIYPLSKETKMFFDVMPGADEYEMTQVKSMNTTGENCFTIK; encoded by the coding sequence ATGAATAATAAGATACTGATCTCAATATTACTGATAATAAACCTGTCAATATCAGGGTGGGCTCAAAACAAATATACAATTGATGTAAGCAACACAAGCATACCCCTCGAAAAAGGACATTTAAAAATGGGTAATCCCGGACCGCAGGGAAAAGAAATAGAGGTAAACAACCTGTTTATGACCATCGGGGGAAGAGCTGTATTACCCGTAATGGGCGAAATGCATTTCTCACGCATGAAGCCCGATCAATGGGAAGACTGCATTCTCAAAATGAAAACAGCAGGAATAAATATTATTTCCACTTATCTGTTTTGGAACCATCACGAAGAAATAGAAGGACAATTTGTCTGGAATAACGACAAGGATCTCAGATCTTTCATTCAATTGTGCCAATCCCATGATATGTTCGTCTATCCCCGTATTGGGCCATGGTCGCATGGAGAAGCCCGAAACGGAGGAACACCCGATTGGATACTGCGTAAGAAAAATATACAGAACAGATCGAATGATATTGTGTATCAAAAATATGTAGAGCGTTATTTCAAAGAAATAGCCACCCAGCTAAACGGGCTTTACTATAAAGATGGGGGTAATATAATAGGCATCCAGTTGGAAAATGAATATTGGTATGCAAAAAAAGGAGAACCTCATATACAATGGCTTAAAGACACAGCAAAGAAGTATGGTATGGATGTTCCCCTTTATACTGTAACCGGATGGGGAGGAGGTTCGGTTCCTCCGTTAGAGGTTATTCCATTGTGGGGCGGTTATGCCGATGAACCATGGATAGAAAGCGTACATAAAAATGTATTGCCATTCTATTTCAGGTTCGATTCTTTCAGGGACAGTAAACATATCGGAAACGATCAGATCGACCATAAGGAAGAATATATGACGTATGAGCGTTACCCCTATTTTACATGCGAAATGGGTGTAGGTATCCCTCAAATGTATCATCGCCGTCCTGTCCTTTCCCCAATTGATGGCTATGCCATGATGATCGCCAAGTTAGGATCAGGCAGTAATCTACTTGGCTATTATGTATTTGCGGGAGGAACGAATCCCCGGGGCGAGCTTCATTCAAATGAGGAAGAACAAGAAGAAACCGGTTACTGGAGTCGTACACCGGTTAAGTCTTACGATTTCCAGGCGGCAATAAAAGAGTCCGGAGAGTTATCCCCGTCATATCATCAGGTAAAGAAGTTGCATTATTTCATCAACGATTTTGGAGAAAAGCTTGCTCCTATGCTGCCGACCCTGGCAAAAACCAATGATGACGATTTGCAGTTGGCTGTACGCTCAGATAAAACATCCGGCTACCTCTTCGGCCTGAATTATTGCCGGTATGTGCCTAAACCGGAGCGGAAAGACGTCCTGTTCAGTGTACAACTGGACGGGGAAATTATACAATTTCCCCAATCAGGCGTAAATATACCTGATAGCACGGTCTTTATCTGGCCCGTAAATCTCAATATTGGCGAGGCGCTACTAAAATATGCGACAGCACAACCCCTATGTATGGCTGATGACACTTATATTTTCTTCCAAAATAAGACAATAACACCCGAACTGGCATTTGACAACAGCGCTGTAGCAGACATTCATATATCTAAAGGAACAGTGTGGAGAAAGGGAAGCATGATCATTGTGTCGGATATAAAGCCAGGGAAAGATTGTCTTATTACTTTGACTCTGACAAATGGTAAGCAACAAAAGCTTATTGTTCTTACAGAAGAAGAAGCGACAAATTCTTGGTTACTGGAGCGTAATGGCAAAAAAGAATTTTACGTGTCGAAAGCAAATATGTATGCAAAGCACGGTGATATATTGGCTTTCTCTTCCGAAAGGAGTATTGTTGTTGGCGAATTACAGGATGGCAGATTTACAGAACGTGTATATACAACGGAATCAATCGACAGCCGTTTGAGTTTAACAGAGCGTCCTGTCTTTGCCGGTGCAAAATGGTTAGAGACTGCGAATTTTAAAAATCTGCCGGCTTATCAGGAACGCTATCACCGCTTTTTCTTCAAAGAGTTTAGCCTGGACAATCCGTCCGGTTTCCGAAAGGTCACTCTCTACATTTATCCTGAAACAGCAGGTAAACTCAGTGTAAATTATAATTGGGTAAGACAAGACCTTGTCCCTGATCAACTGAATGCAATTGATATAACAGGATATGTATCGAAAGGAGAAAACATGCTGTTTGTCGATTTTCCATATATTGAGGGCAAAGCCAGGTTTGCAGCAAGAGTAATTGCAGAATACAGTAACTACGACAGGGTAGAATTTTCAACTGACGAATCATGGCTGACTACAGATATGTATACGAACCCTTCGGCTACACGAGTTTATAATCGTCCTGAAAAACCAATAGTCGTGGAAGCCCCTGATTTTGCAAAAATGGTAAAGCATCCTTCATTTGGTGAATGGGATATAGAATTACCATACGGATCATTAGAAGGGTTAAGCGCATTATATTCACACATCAGCTATATAGGAGACCGGGCTGAAATCTATAACGGACATATACTTTGTTGGGATGATTTTAATTTCAATACTCCCTGGCAAATAGGCTGGCAACGCATGACTCCACCAATGAACGGGAAAAACCTGCGCCTGGTAATCTATCCGTTATCAAAGGAAACTAAAATGTTTTTCGACGTTATGCCCGGAGCAGATGAATACGAAATGACACAGGTAAAAAGTATGAATACTACCGGTGAAAATTGCTTTACAATAAAATAA
- a CDS encoding right-handed parallel beta-helix repeat-containing protein, which yields MKKYLILILILSCMYSCQKEQKYAGYYLESVGHSEKSDGTKEFPWISLTAENRALLKAGDTLYIAGTGYSGETITIDSLQGSKTRPIVIRSIPETTVRSGNKGGIHISHSQHLLVEDLHLIGSGRKEGNTSDGLLISGSKNVTVNNIEVEGYQKSGIHINSSKGIVIDNVYAHNNGFCGIYVSGKANSKATSRDIIIKNSVAENNPGDPTNFTNHSGNGILVSHCTNVIIEYCTATNNGWDMPRTGNGPVGIWAYEADSVLIQYCISYKNKTSQGGKDGGGFDLDGGVSNSIIQYCLSYENEGSGYGLFQYSGASPWFNNIVRYCISENDGNISNGMGGFFVWNDTGDPDQLRDCIIYNNTTYNAYGGAICYDIDSSNENFYYYNNIFVGKDDLVKGLKELPSYFIANNWYSLDNKGFNIGGIRDFEEWAKKNGKEQSDGKIVGLNIDPQFENPGQTTLTDPALLKTYDAYELPENSVLRNKGFDFSGKHNIQDDFIDFNGNKTNTDLIGAIH from the coding sequence ATGAAAAAGTATCTCATTCTGATTTTGATACTATCCTGTATGTATTCTTGCCAGAAAGAACAGAAGTATGCCGGTTACTATCTGGAATCTGTAGGGCACAGTGAAAAAAGTGACGGAACAAAAGAGTTTCCCTGGATATCACTGACTGCTGAAAACAGAGCTTTGCTGAAAGCAGGTGATACACTCTATATTGCAGGTACAGGTTATTCCGGAGAAACCATAACCATTGACTCCCTGCAAGGAAGCAAGACACGGCCTATCGTGATCAGGAGTATCCCTGAAACAACAGTAAGGTCGGGCAATAAGGGGGGAATACATATTTCCCACTCACAGCATCTGTTGGTTGAAGATCTACACTTGATCGGTAGCGGAAGAAAGGAAGGGAACACATCTGACGGATTACTTATATCCGGAAGCAAGAACGTTACTGTAAATAATATTGAAGTGGAAGGTTATCAGAAATCAGGGATCCATATCAATTCTTCCAAAGGCATAGTTATAGACAATGTGTATGCACATAACAACGGTTTTTGCGGAATATATGTCAGTGGCAAAGCAAATTCTAAAGCTACCTCCCGGGATATTATAATTAAAAATAGTGTAGCGGAAAATAACCCCGGCGATCCGACCAATTTTACCAATCATAGTGGAAACGGAATATTGGTAAGCCACTGTACCAATGTGATTATCGAATACTGTACCGCGACCAATAACGGCTGGGATATGCCACGTACGGGAAACGGCCCTGTGGGAATATGGGCATATGAGGCAGACAGTGTATTGATCCAATATTGTATTTCATATAAAAATAAAACATCTCAAGGAGGGAAAGACGGAGGCGGCTTTGATTTGGATGGCGGGGTAAGCAACTCTATCATACAATATTGTTTATCATACGAAAACGAGGGAAGTGGTTATGGTCTTTTTCAGTATAGCGGCGCCAGTCCCTGGTTCAATAATATTGTGAGATATTGTATAAGTGAGAACGACGGCAATATATCCAATGGCATGGGTGGTTTTTTTGTCTGGAATGATACGGGTGATCCCGACCAACTGAGAGACTGCATTATTTACAATAATACGACGTATAATGCCTATGGAGGTGCCATATGTTATGATATCGACAGCAGCAATGAGAACTTCTATTATTACAATAATATTTTTGTCGGCAAAGACGATCTCGTGAAAGGTCTTAAAGAGTTACCCAGTTATTTTATAGCAAACAACTGGTATAGCCTGGATAATAAAGGATTCAACATCGGCGGGATCAGAGATTTCGAAGAATGGGCGAAGAAAAACGGAAAAGAGCAATCAGACGGAAAAATAGTAGGACTGAACATTGACCCGCAATTTGAGAATCCGGGACAAACGACCCTTACAGACCCTGCATTATTAAAAACATATGATGCATATGAATTACCTGAAAATTCGGTATTAAGAAATAAAGGATTTGATTTCTCCGGAAAACATAATATTCAGGATGATTTTATAGATTTCAATGGTAACAAAACAAATACCGACCTTATTGGTGCTATTCATTAA